A section of the Metabacillus endolithicus genome encodes:
- a CDS encoding methyl-accepting chemotaxis protein yields MKRRIKVDWHSISIKMMVLLTIIIVFSVSTIGLTSYFIAKDQLTKAGKQEVYHIVNSSLATLEAINQQVENGHLTLEEGKEEARLLLSGPKLKNGEHDYKNSHFLYKGEGYILAYDANFSSQVHPSNPVGDIPEDTTNREKMVKGSLASNKEDRYVYYDDVNDETGEMRKKISYMEHFEPWDWYVGLAVYEDEFYEGLEIIKFIILWGTFALILISILVFYLAIKKKISLLKEVAKSSMDIADGKIQATNLSESRDEIGQLAGAYNKMSYQLLELVQNVKSTSSNLLDSATELSAVSEQTLASSEEIGTAVSEISTGTQEQANDLENINHSVETLTKSIDSMNQQSNIIKGVTSKSQLLSNEGNEIVSSLRKSNADSLHASEKINTGIKSLYDKTQEIHHIMVTIENIAAETNLLALNASIEAARAGEHGKGFSVVADEIRKLAEQSKQATYQVRGVVSTIATETGNTVEIVEQTMLTSTKLNDDVLETQDKFNQLSNSINETVSALGILNDEIRNITNQTSMIGDGIQSSSGVSEQTAASVEEISSSIDEQNNAIRQVAKSAEQLNVMNKELDDMLSKYQL; encoded by the coding sequence ATGAAGAGGAGAATTAAGGTCGACTGGCATAGTATATCAATCAAGATGATGGTTTTACTTACGATTATTATTGTGTTTTCCGTATCAACGATTGGATTAACTAGTTATTTCATAGCAAAGGATCAATTAACGAAAGCTGGTAAACAAGAGGTTTATCACATTGTTAATAGTTCATTAGCTACTTTAGAGGCAATAAACCAACAGGTGGAAAACGGTCATCTAACTTTAGAGGAGGGTAAAGAGGAAGCAAGGCTCCTTTTGAGTGGACCAAAACTTAAGAATGGAGAGCATGATTATAAGAATTCTCATTTTTTATATAAAGGTGAAGGGTATATCCTCGCCTATGATGCAAACTTTTCCTCACAAGTTCATCCAAGTAATCCAGTAGGAGATATTCCTGAGGATACGACAAATCGTGAAAAAATGGTGAAAGGCTCATTAGCTTCAAATAAAGAAGACCGTTATGTCTATTACGATGACGTGAACGATGAAACAGGAGAAATGAGAAAGAAAATATCTTATATGGAACATTTTGAGCCGTGGGATTGGTATGTTGGTCTAGCTGTTTACGAAGATGAATTTTATGAAGGCTTAGAAATCATTAAATTTATTATATTATGGGGAACTTTTGCGCTTATATTAATAAGTATATTAGTATTTTACTTGGCAATTAAAAAGAAAATTTCTTTATTGAAAGAAGTTGCAAAATCTTCAATGGATATTGCTGATGGAAAGATTCAGGCTACAAATCTTTCAGAATCAAGAGATGAAATTGGTCAATTAGCAGGTGCATATAATAAGATGTCTTATCAGCTTCTTGAATTAGTACAAAATGTAAAAAGTACAAGTTCAAACTTACTTGACTCAGCAACAGAGCTTTCTGCAGTATCAGAACAAACGCTAGCAAGCAGCGAAGAGATTGGTACAGCTGTCTCGGAAATTTCTACAGGAACTCAAGAGCAAGCTAATGATTTAGAAAACATTAATCATAGTGTTGAAACATTGACAAAATCAATTGATTCAATGAACCAGCAGAGTAATATAATTAAGGGAGTTACAAGTAAATCTCAACTATTATCGAACGAGGGAAATGAAATTGTTTCTTCATTGAGAAAATCTAATGCTGATTCTTTACATGCATCAGAGAAAATTAACACAGGAATAAAAAGTCTGTATGATAAAACTCAGGAAATTCATCATATTATGGTAACAATTGAAAATATTGCAGCGGAAACAAATTTACTTGCATTAAATGCTAGTATTGAAGCAGCTAGGGCAGGGGAGCATGGAAAAGGCTTTTCTGTGGTAGCGGATGAAATAAGAAAGCTTGCTGAACAATCTAAGCAGGCAACATATCAAGTTCGAGGAGTAGTGTCTACGATCGCAACTGAGACCGGTAATACGGTAGAAATTGTAGAACAAACCATGCTTACATCGACTAAATTAAATGATGATGTTTTAGAAACGCAAGATAAGTTTAATCAGTTATCGAATTCAATAAATGAAACTGTCTCAGCACTAGGAATTCTAAATGATGAAATTAGAAATATCACCAACCAAACTTCTATGATAGGAGATGGAATTCAAAGTTCATCAGGTGTTTCCGAGCAAACAGCTGCATCTGTGGAGGAAATTAGTTCTTCAATTGATGAGCAAAACAATGCTATTAGACAGGTGGCAAAATCAGCAGAGCAATTAAATGTAATGAATAAAGAATTAGATGATATGTTAAGCAAATATCAATTATAA